A single genomic interval of Zingiber officinale cultivar Zhangliang chromosome 4A, Zo_v1.1, whole genome shotgun sequence harbors:
- the LOC121970821 gene encoding uncharacterized protein LOC121970821, whose protein sequence is MATRNRPVISETINKPTITGEVEPVTSTQEDQIRSYRRMARLRYEAQRRLNNSRGRTLESQLNPEAELELSQRQRASLVPAETLYSTNWSEPRHRVYQHYSETRILVIGGQQNLPLINQESFSRLRQEGMQLIHLGLVMIRIHALHRRDAGVNALVILRDTRWRDDRSIIGTMEIDLTGGTQLVYIAPNMLLSIEDFYNHIELAIQTHGYEEWNSAESNLLITRGLIGRLTNTSYAGFRYNVQNVADYLASTGIHAVAASPRSITDLQGMRWILQPPTESQIRNPQEVRTSTLLDGSVALTFQGYKATKRQEPRRISSVDTERITDEGEEEFAGVFISELSLPSDIPSYEYPNWDTDDEEEERQQARTKINSKKDDGIPLVNQAVSTIIWLDMISQIVFLIQKCHHPRDGKMKIMRQ, encoded by the coding sequence ATGGCGACAAGGAATAGGCCAGTAATCTCAGAAACAATAAACAAACCAACAATTACTGGAGAAGTGGAGCCAGTTACTTCAACACAGGAGGATCAAATAAGAAGCTATAGAAGGATGGCAAGATTGCGTTATGAAGCACAAAGAAGGCTAAATAATTCAAGAGGAAGGACCCTTGAAAGCCAGTTAAACCCTGAAGCAGAATTGGAGTTATCTCAAAGACAGCGGGCTTCGCTGGTCCCTGCTGAGACTTTATACTCAACAAATTGGTCAGAACCTAGACACAGAGTTTATCAGCATTACTCTGAGACAAGAATATTGGTTATAGGGGGACAACAAAACCTCCCTTTAATCAATCAAGAAAGTTTCTCCAGATTAAGGCAAGAAGGTATGCAGCTCATTCATCTTGGGTTAGTAATGATCAGAATACATGCTTTACACCGCAGGGATGCTGGAGTAAATGCCTTAGTAATCCTTCGAGATACTCGATGGAGGGATGATAGATCCATTATTGGTACCATGGAGATAGATTTGACGGGAGGTACGCAGCTAGTATATATTGCTCCCAATATGCTGTTAAGTATTGAAGATTTCTATAATCATATTGAACTGGCAATCCAAACACATGGCTATGAGGAATGGAACTCTGCAGAATCTAATCTATTGATAACCAGAGGATTAATAGGAAGACTGACAAATACGAGTTATGCTGGCTTCAGATACAATGTTCAGAATGTAGCAGATTATCTAGCAAGTACAGGAATACATGCAGTAGCAGCGTCTCCAAGATCGATAACTGATTTACAAGGCATGAGATGGATTTTGCAACCTCCTACAGAATCACAAATAAGAAATCCTCAAGAAGTAAGAACTTCAACCTTATTAGATGGTTCTGTTGCACTAACATTTCAGGGATATAAAGCAACAAAAAGGCAGGAGCCCAGAAGAATTAGTAGTGTTGATACTGAAAGAATTACagatgaaggagaagaagaatttGCTGGGGTATTCATAAGTGAATTATCTTTACCATCAGACATTCCTTCATATGAATATCCAAATTGGGACACTGATGATGAAGAAGAGGAAAGACAACAAGCAAgaacaaaaataaattcaaagaagGACGATGGGATACCCTTGGTGAACCAAGCGGTAAGTACGATTATATGGTTAGATATGATATCCCAGATAGTTTTCTTGATACAGAAATGCCACCACCCACGGGATGGGAAGATGAAAATAATGAGGCAGTAA